The proteins below come from a single Cannabis sativa cultivar Pink pepper isolate KNU-18-1 chromosome 3, ASM2916894v1, whole genome shotgun sequence genomic window:
- the LOC115709607 gene encoding transcriptional activator DEMETER, translating into MDDVNSEVQSKSKSLNHVSWIPVTPAKPNLVGEKPIHGHGSIIPDCITEKSNFNNLESDDNILGRLPKAHFDEEAANHRQIPFLELMRKAESGKMEFRAPAQPKKSDGAAGSNSVLNFEKKQLLRYNLGGSGDSSSATWQPGDYEISFGGWRCPQDNSLVQQLRRTYYDLNLTPGFDTSPGKGVHNFVPATPDKPFKVYSKRDSRMQKLYVGDVQDEDRVKLMNKNTTEMVDVNELSSLQESTRPASDFSAAADSTALQANQNTNKGDIEEVDTNKTPQQKPKRRRHRPKVVKEGKPKTPKPVTPKPADSSKTPTGKRKYVRKNKVEKVSQTPPELAGSKMEIPAKKSCRKPLNFEEMEPITDDAGCTDNVCSETQVHHNINRSEISKSTIKVCHEIEVKMVGKTQAGTVRENCSAHHMEEGYLSKNGTETVRTSVPVLRNSALVKMKVHIQEDYKDVHMAANVQRENSAQFLLERETLPYPMSPDGSDCSSSVNLAKGNEQAKKSKRDQHCAVKQANTNISNMYGGHYNNLETYLIPWPHSKRKRTEKVQGHDNTAAKDCREIITLYPQNNNTIQNPYGSKAKNSMSAHCNPNKLLKNLHTDAECMIMAFSPKETPTKKRSRNVKRTRNLSSLIMAGHNMGKTCSTNTKVVYQNEKRIENFNRTNACMNALIAQTKTTLARKRRTTKRNLQRCYAKLSGSARDVLWTEMLDLIDKQLKCLDINKENPLLEFQERNAIVPFHTRYQEHNALVLYRRDGTVVPFRGSFDLPKKNRPRAKVDLDEETNKVWKLLLENINSEGVDGTDEDKAKWWEEERTVFRGRADSFIARMHLVQGDRRFSRWKGSVLDSVVGVFLTQNVSDHLSSSAFMALAAHFPLKSENHDTVCSVSNEPQVCLAEDTSNQPICGWPSLAPRDAEPDEIASVDKNVSEDSNTTQYEKEHDEKATSLISLQPTLDSLSRTQEKSGSCSESNSDAEILPSKTVHENLEDSISSLKARQKDDSSMLHEVYHENQEIVTNKLNSICDKSKSAEHSDKRQIIDKGSPTCYPVNNLYLQETTNTGSTLIECFEKSLATEPAEISWNKTENSASDQSTLTVESATQVTIHKKVTVSPQEATRPIESDNIIQINKNVLVESQSSTVGNLKVVEAWSSEKSSIIQQNLTIHSEETQEVLKQTAEVDLNECCHSLPKECSELDAATSKPKNKKSGKENTEYQDWDKLRKQAEANGRRKKTTDTMDSLDWEAVRCADVGEISHTIRERGMNNKLAERIKDFLNRLVKEHGSTDLEWLRDVPPDQAKEYLLSIRGLGLKSVECVRLLTLHHLAFPVDTNVGRIAVRLGWVPLQPLPESLQLHLLELYPVLESIQKYLWPRLCKLDQRTLYELHYQMITFGKVFCTKSKPNCNACPMRGECRHFASAFASARLALPGPEEKSVVIATEKRKEDINFTVNERTPLPLPHANKQSEYYHLMEVNDQSEAKAGINCCEPIIEEPATPEPESPTILEDIEDAFCEDPDEIPMIKLNIEQFTQNVQNYMQQNMELQDGEMSRALVSLGPEAASIPMPKLKNVSRLRTEHQVYELPDSHPLLEKLQLEKREPDDPSPYLLAIWTPGETANTIEPPERRCCSQGYGSLCNEKECFSCNSMREANSQTVRGTILIPCRTAMRGSFPLNGTYFQVNELFADNDSSVDPIDVPREWIWNLQRRTVYFGTSIPTIFKGLTTQGIQQCFWRGYVCVRGFDRTTRAPRPLLARLHFPASKVKRTRDEKNE; encoded by the exons ATGGATGATGTTAACAGTGAAGTTCAGAGCAAAAGTAAGTCACTGAATCATGTTTCTTGGATTCCGGTGACCCCTGCAAAGCCAAATTTGGTTGGAGAAAAGCCGATCCATGGCCATGGATCTATTATACCAGATTGTATCACAGAAAAGAGCAACTTCAACAATTTGGAATCTGATGATAACATTTTGGGGCGGTTACCGAAAGCCCATTTTGATGAAGAAGCTGCAAATCATAGACAAATTCCTTTCCTAGAGCTCATGAGGAAAGCAGAGTCCGGAAAAATGGAGTTCCGTGCTCCGGCGCAGCCAAAGAAGAGTGATGGTGCAGCTGGGAGCAATTCTGTTCTTAATTTTGAAAAGAAACAGCTCCTCCGGTACAATTTGGGGGGCTCCGGCGACAGCTCTTCTGCGACGTGGCAACCGGGAGACTATGAGATCAGTTTTGGAGGTTGGAGATGCCCCCAAG ACAATTCTCTAGTGCAGCAGCTGCGGCGTACttattatgatcttaatttGACACCTGGATTTGATACTTCACCGGGCAAGGGCGTACACAATTTTGTACCTGCAACACCAGATAAGCCCTTCAAAGTATATAGTAAAAGGGATTCTAGAATGCAGAAGTTGTATGTAGGTGATGTACAAGATGAGGACAGAGTGAAGCTGATGAATAAAAATACTACTGAGATGGTGGATGTCAATGAATTAAGTAGTCTTCAAGAAAGCACAAGACCTGCTAGTGATTTTTCAGCAGCTGCTGATTCCACAGCACTTCAGGCGAATCAAAATACCAATAAGGGAGACATTGAGGAAGTCGACACGAATAAAACGCCACAGCAAAAACCAAAAAGGAGAAGGCACAGGCCCAAGGTGGTCAAAGAAGGCAAACCGAAAACTCCAAAGCCGGTAACCCCAAAGCCTGCTGATTCCAGTAAAACCCCAACAGGGAAGAGAAAATATGTCAGAAAGAATAAAGTAGAAAAGGTATCGCAAACTCCACCAGAACTAGCCGGATCCAAAATGGAAATCCCTGCCAAGAAGTCATGCAGAAAGCCTTTGAATTTTGAAGAGATGGAACCAATAACTGATGATGCCGGATGTACTGACAATGTGTGTTCAGAGACACAGGTACATCATAACATCAACAGAAGTGAGATATCAAAATCAACCATTAAAGTATGTCATGAAATTGAGGTGAAGATGGTAGGAAAAACACAAGCAGGCACTGTCCGTGAAAACTGTTCTGCACATCATATGGAGGAAGGTTACCTGTCAAAGAATGGAACAGAAACTGTAAGAACATCAGTTCCTGTTTTGAGAAACTCTGCTTTGGTGAAAATGAAGGTTCATATTCAAGAGGATTATAAAGATGTTCACATGGCTGCCAACGTTCAACGTGAAAACTCTGCACAATTTCTGTTGGAGAGGGAAACTCTTCCATATCCAATGAGTCCAGATGGTTCTGACTGCAGCAGTAGTGTAAATCTGGCAAAAGGAAATGAACAAGCTAAAAAATCTAAGAGGGACCAACATTGCGCTGTCAAACAAGCTAATACCAACATTAGTAATATGTATGGTGGTCACTATAATAATTTAGAGACGTATTTGATACCTTGGCCACATAGCAAACGAAAGAGAACTGAGAAGGTGCAAGGGCATGATAATACAGCAGCAAAAGACTGTAGGGAAATCATAACTTTATACCCTCAGAATAATAATACCATACAAAATCCGTATGGATCAAAAGCCAAAAACTCGATGAGCGCTCATTGTAATCctaataagcttctgaaaaacCTGCATACTGATGCTGAATGCATGATCATGGCTTTTAGTCCGAAGGAGACACCGACAAAGAAAAGATCTCGAAATGTTAAAAGAACTCGCAATTTGTCTTCATTAATTATGGCAGGGCACAACATGGGGAAAACTTGTTCCACTAACACGAAAGTGGTGTACCAAAATGAGAAGAGAATTGAGAACTTCAACAGAACTAACGCCTGCATGAATGCTCTGATTGCGCAGACAAAAACAACACTTGCAAGAAAGAGACGAACAACAAAGAGAAATTTGCAACGATGTTATGCTAAGTTATCAG GTTCTGCTCGTGATGTACTGTGGACAGAGATGCTTGATTTAATTGACAAGCAACTGAAATGCTTAGACATCAATAAGGAAAATCCCTTACTTGAATTTCAAGAGAGAAATGCAATTGTTCCTTTCCATACAAGATACCAAGAACACAATGCACTAGTTCTATATAGGAGAGATGGCACTGTTGTACCCTTTAGGGGTTCATTTGATCTTCCAAAGAAAAATCGTCCTCGGGCTAAAGTAGACTTAGATGAAGAAACTAATAAAGTATGGAAACTTCTGTTGGAAAATATAAACAGTGAAGGTGTTGATGGAACAGATGAAGATAAGGCAAAATGGTGGGAAGAAGAGCGCACAGTTTTCCGTGGACGAGCAGACTCATTTATTGCAAGAATGCATCTGGTGCAAG GAGATAGACGATTCTCTCGGTGGAAGGGGTCAGTTCTAGATTCAGTTGTTGGTGTCTTTCTTACTCAAAATGTTTCAGATCATTTATCAAG CTCTGCTTTCATGGCGCTCGCTGCACATTTTCCTCTTAAATCAGAGAATCATGACACAGTATGCTCAGTATCAAATGAACCACAAGTGTGCTTAGCTGAAGACACTTCAAACCAACCAATTTGTGGCTGGCCTTCACTGGCTCCTCGTGATGCAGAACCTGATGAAATAGCAAGTGTTGACAAAAACGTAAGTGAAGATAGCAATACTACACAATATGAGAAGGAGCACGATGAGAAAGCAACTAGTCTAATTTCTTTGCAGCCCACCTTAGATTCTTTATCACGAACTCAAGAGAAATCAGGATCATGCTCAGAGAGCAACTCAGATGCAGAGATTCTACCAAGCAAAACTGTGCATGAAAATTTGGAAGACTCCATTTCATCATTGAAAGCTCGACAAAAGGATGATTCTTCCATGCTACATGAAGTTTACCATGAAAATCAGGAGATTGTCACTAACAAGCTCAACAGTATTTGTGACAAGTCTAAATCTGCAGAGCATAGCGATAAAAGACAAATTATAGACAAAGGTAGTCCCACATGTTACCCTGTCAATAATCTCTACTTGCAGGAAACCACTAATACAGGATCAACGTTGATTGAGTGCTTCGAAAAATCCCTAGCGACGGAACCTGCAGAAATTTCTTGGAACAAAACTGAAAACAGTGCAAGTGATCAGAGTACACTGACAGTGGAATCTGCAACTCAAGTCACTATTCATAAAAAGGTGACAGTCAGTCCCCAAGAAGCAACAAGGCCGATTGAATCAGATAACATCATTCAGATCAACAAAAATGTACTTGTTGAATCTCAAAGCAGCACAGTTGGAAACCTTAAAGTTGTTGAAGCATGGAGTTCAGAAAAAAGCAGTATAATACAACAAAATTTGACAATCCACTCTGAAGAAACCCAAGAAGTTTTGAAACAGACAGCAGAAGTAGATTTGAACGAGTGTTGTCATTCATTACCTAAAGAGTGCAGTGAGCTGGATGCTGCTACGTCAAAGCCAAAGAATAAGAAATCTGGAAAGGAGAACACAGAATATCAGGACTGGGACAAACTAAGGAAGCAAGCAGAAGCCaatggaagaagaaaaaaaacaacagATACAATGGACTCCTTGGATTGGGAAGCTGTAAGATGTGCAGATGTTGGTGAAATTTCTCACACAATTAGAGAACGGGGGATGAACAACAAGCTGGCAGAGCGAATCAAG GACTTCCTTAACCGGCTGGTAAAAGAACACGGAAGTACTGACCTTGAGTGGCTGAGAGACGTTCCACCTGACCAAGCAAA GGAGTATCTGCTAAGCATAAGGGGATTGGGGCTGAAAAGCGTCGAGTGTGTGAGACTTTTGACACTTCACCATCTTGCTTTCCCG GTGGACACAAATGTTGGACGTATAGCCGTACGATTAGGATGGGTACCTCTTCAGCCACTGCCTGAGTCACTACAGCTGCATCTTCTTGAACT GTACCCAGTGTTGGAATCAATTCAAAAATATCTCTGGCCTCGACTGTGCAAGCTTGACCAAAGAACACT CTATGAGTTGCATTACCAGATGATAACATTTGGAAAG GTCTTTTGCACCAAAAGCAAACCAAATTGCAATGCATGTCCAATGAGAGGAGAATGTAGACACTTTGCGAGTGCATTTGCTAG TGCGCGACTTGCCCTGCCAGGGCCAGAAGAGAAAAGTGTAGTTATTGCAACCGAAAAAAGAAAGGAAGACATAAATTTTACTGTTAATGAGAGAACACCCTTACCCCTTCCTCATGCCAACAAACAATCAGAATACTACCACTTAATGGAAGTAAATGATCAGTCAGAAGCAAAAGCTGGGATCAATTGTTGTGAACCCATCATTGAGGAACCAGCAACACCAGAGCCTGAAAGCCCAACAATATTAGAAGATATTGAGGATGCTTTCTGTGAAGATCCTGACGAAATTCCAATGATCAAGCTTAATATTGAACAGTTCACTCAGAATGTACAGAACTATATGCAACAAAATATGGAACTTCAAGATGGTGAAATGTCCCGGGCCTTAGTTTCTCTAGGTCCAGAAGCTGCTTCTATTCCTATGCCCAAGCTGAAGAATGTGAGCCGACTGCGAACAGAACATCAAGT TTATGAACTTCCAGATTCGCACCCTCTTCTGGAAAAG TTACAGTTGGAGAAGAGAGAACCTGATGATCCGAGCCCGTACCTTTTGGCCATATGGACACCAG GTGAAACTGCAAACACTATTGAACCACCCGAGAGGAGGTGTTGCTCCCAAGGATATGGCAGCTTGTGCAATGAGAAGGAGTGTTTCTCGTGCAACAGCATGCGTGAAGCGAACTCCCAAACAGTTCGAGGAACCATTTTG ATACCATGCAGGACGGCAATGAGAGGAAGCTTCCCACTTAACGGGACCTACTTTCAGGTTAATGAG TTATTTGCAGATAATGATTCAAGTGTCGACCCAATTGATGTTCCAAGAGAATGGATATGGAATCTACAAAGGCGCACTGTGTACTTTGGAACCTCCATACCAACTATATTTAAAG GGTTGACAACTCAAGGCATTCAACAGTGCTTTTGGAGAG GATATGTTTGTGTGAGAGGATTTGACCGAACAACACGAGCACCACGGCCTCTATTAGCCAGACTTCACTTCCCAGCCAGCAAGGTGAAAAGAACAAGAGATGAAAAAAATGAGTAG